One Estrella lausannensis DNA window includes the following coding sequences:
- a CDS encoding glycosyltransferase family 32 protein produces the protein MISSSFRCLLLLLLFSSHFLTAKQCSNPPYLADFVPSIHRYGIDVGIYNHYVRTPHSQSGKLLKLTETLYNNNLTPIYPALSIPKVVHQIWLGSPVPKKFEKIMKTWMKWHGWEYKLWTEAEVAKITLVNPGIYQKVKNLGAKSDILRYEILYQFGGVYVDTDFECFCPAFFDWAAEQYDFFAGIETLKGCPKLHICNALIGSKPGHPLLQRMLQELQNLKESMSLGDIINATGPGFLSKQFLEYYDSCHEDTIDIVFTPTYFYPITKAEFKLKQKEQNKLIRDETVALHYWSGEWLKGLSFFDQVDE, from the coding sequence ATGATTTCATCCTCTTTCCGCTGTCTCCTGCTGCTACTCCTCTTCTCCTCCCATTTTCTTACGGCAAAACAGTGCTCCAACCCGCCCTATCTCGCTGATTTTGTCCCTTCCATCCATCGCTATGGAATCGATGTTGGTATCTACAACCACTACGTCAGAACCCCCCATTCGCAAAGCGGCAAGCTGCTTAAGCTGACAGAGACTCTTTATAACAATAACCTGACGCCCATCTATCCAGCCTTGTCGATTCCCAAGGTTGTCCATCAAATTTGGCTGGGAAGCCCCGTGCCTAAAAAATTCGAAAAGATCATGAAGACGTGGATGAAGTGGCATGGATGGGAATACAAGCTGTGGACAGAGGCCGAAGTGGCCAAGATTACATTGGTCAATCCCGGCATTTACCAAAAAGTCAAAAACCTCGGCGCCAAATCCGATATCCTCCGCTACGAAATTCTCTATCAGTTCGGAGGCGTTTATGTGGATACCGATTTTGAGTGTTTCTGCCCTGCCTTCTTTGACTGGGCAGCCGAGCAGTACGATTTTTTTGCCGGGATCGAAACCCTTAAAGGATGCCCCAAGCTGCACATCTGCAATGCCCTGATAGGCTCCAAACCAGGACACCCCTTACTGCAGCGCATGCTGCAAGAGCTTCAGAACTTGAAAGAATCCATGAGCCTTGGTGACATCATCAACGCGACAGGCCCCGGATTCCTGTCTAAGCAATTCTTAGAATACTACGATTCGTGTCATGAAGACACCATTGACATCGTATTCACGCCGACATATTTCTATCCCATCACAAAAGCGGAATTCAAGCTGAAGCAAAAAGAGCAAAACAAGCTCATCCGGGATGAGACGGTGGCGCTCCACTATTGGTCCGGAGAGTGGCTTAAGGGCCTCTCCTTCTTTGATCAAGTCGATGAATGA
- a CDS encoding glycosyltransferase family 32 protein: MPRSAMNRLLRKAGARRLIAPALALTLLLLSLISSVSALDAPWPNPDFISSYHRYNLDKRFFQRLLHKKESPLFIERLQQLKALYDREGSQDKASGFPKIIHQIWVGSPVPKKYVQWMRTWTNWQGWEYRLWTDKEVESIILSNAELYQKASNFGVKGDILRYEILYQFGGLYADTDFECLNPSFFELASEKVDLLLGTEPALLAPPPMIASGLIAAKAKHPLIKQLIDHLKSNFESSVSREPTDLSGPAYFTSEFFKYLQQDPVTYDIIFPTTFFYPLTANEFKLGHSAYKKYIHPETAAIHYYEGSWR, translated from the coding sequence ATGCCGCGATCTGCTATGAACCGACTTCTTAGAAAAGCAGGGGCAAGACGCCTTATTGCCCCTGCTTTGGCTCTCACCTTACTTCTTCTTAGCCTCATCTCATCGGTTTCCGCTTTGGACGCACCTTGGCCAAACCCCGATTTTATAAGTTCTTATCACCGCTACAATTTAGACAAACGTTTCTTTCAACGTTTGCTCCACAAAAAAGAGAGCCCGCTTTTCATCGAAAGGCTTCAGCAGCTTAAAGCACTCTATGACAGAGAGGGTTCTCAGGACAAGGCAAGCGGTTTCCCTAAAATTATCCATCAAATTTGGGTGGGATCGCCGGTGCCGAAAAAATACGTTCAGTGGATGCGGACATGGACAAATTGGCAGGGATGGGAGTACAGGCTGTGGACTGACAAGGAAGTGGAATCCATTATACTCAGCAACGCTGAGCTCTACCAAAAAGCTTCGAATTTCGGTGTCAAGGGAGACATTTTGCGCTATGAGATCCTCTATCAGTTTGGCGGTCTCTATGCCGACACCGATTTTGAATGCCTGAACCCTTCATTTTTTGAGCTCGCCTCAGAAAAGGTGGATTTACTGCTTGGAACCGAGCCGGCCCTTTTGGCGCCCCCTCCGATGATCGCCAGCGGACTCATCGCAGCCAAGGCTAAACACCCGCTGATCAAGCAGCTGATCGATCATTTGAAATCGAATTTTGAATCTTCTGTTTCCAGAGAACCGACAGATCTTTCCGGCCCTGCCTATTTTACCTCCGAGTTTTTTAAATACCTTCAACAGGATCCTGTCACTTACGATATCATCTTTCCCACCACTTTTTTCTATCCGCTGACAGCCAACGAATTTAAATTGGGTCATTCAGCCTACAAGAAATATATCCATCCAGAGACGGCTGCCATCCACTATTATGAAGGAAGCTGGCGGTAG
- the secA gene encoding preprotein translocase subunit SecA: protein MFGFLKYLFGSAHDRLIRKYRHIVEQIAVEEEKLKNLSDSEIKAKTEEFKSRLKAGETLDDILPEAYAVVKNVCRRLAGTQVHVSGYDQKWDMVPYDVQLIGAIALHKGTISEMQTGEGKTLTATLPLYLNALTGKPVHLVTVNDYLAKRDCQWVGSILRWLGITTGALTNEIPMDERQEVYKNDVVYGTASEFGFDYLRDNSMATTKDQKVQRGFYFAIIDEVDSILIDEARTPLIISGPAPVSRQMYDTLKEGVHNLVRKQRDFLTKLASDAFKILKEDLGSEEDESSEAAKKFESSPEKDAALKNLWLVNKGTPRNKIVKRVKENPDLRAALDKWDLYFYAEQNKEERKEFLSELYLIIDEKSNDFELTDKGINAWNSFAGGEGSADDFVMLDLGDEYHKIDLDPDLDDNAKVEAKLKLQEEDLKRKERAHNLRQLFRAHLLMERDVDYIVQESKIVIIDENTGRPQPGRRFSDGLHQAIEAKEGVPIQRETQTYATITLQNFFRMYEKIAGMTGTAMTEANEFKQIYKLDVLEIPTHKKGLRDDFNDEIYMSEREKYNAILKEVKDVHEKGRPILIGTDSVSASEKLSRIFKQNNLPHTVLNAKQHEREAEIVAEAGKEGAITIATNMAGRGTDIKLGEGVAAKGGLHVLGTTRHQSRRIDRQLRGRCARQGDPGTTKFYISFEDPLLRLFSSPRMTALLQKFRPPEGEPISAGMLNRSIETAQKRVEQRNYTIRKHTLEYDDVMNKQRQEIYAFRNEILETENPIHLAKEILDTVVTQTAEQYFMNRSDSAQWDAKGFCDALMEKIPLSFNPKDFDDVALEIEEIENIANEKIASAFTQKIEHEKQKIVIPQSAEGLILNQDDQISEAVRNIMIRKIDQLWIEHLLSMDHLRTDVNLRSFGQRDPLLEFKHEGFKLFDEFGKNLRSQVAHDLFRFEMMPRDAAAIERLIASLRMERERSFVDEAPLPQAQEEPLSESRQEAQPQEKLEPVVIGPKTGRNDPCPCGSGQKYKKCCGKDKEFEA from the coding sequence ATGTTTGGATTTTTAAAATATCTCTTCGGTTCAGCCCACGACAGACTTATCAGAAAATATCGACATATTGTCGAACAGATCGCAGTCGAAGAAGAAAAGCTTAAGAACTTAAGCGACAGCGAAATAAAAGCTAAAACCGAGGAATTCAAGTCTCGTCTTAAAGCGGGCGAAACCTTGGATGACATCCTGCCGGAAGCCTATGCTGTCGTGAAAAACGTATGCCGCCGCCTGGCAGGCACGCAAGTTCACGTTTCAGGATATGATCAGAAGTGGGACATGGTGCCCTATGACGTTCAGCTGATCGGCGCCATCGCCCTGCATAAAGGCACCATTTCAGAGATGCAGACAGGCGAAGGAAAAACCCTGACAGCAACTCTTCCCCTCTATTTAAACGCGTTGACGGGCAAGCCTGTCCATCTGGTTACAGTCAACGATTACCTCGCCAAAAGGGACTGCCAATGGGTCGGTTCTATCCTGAGGTGGCTTGGGATAACCACGGGCGCTTTGACAAACGAAATCCCGATGGACGAAAGGCAAGAGGTTTATAAAAACGATGTGGTCTATGGCACCGCCTCGGAATTTGGCTTCGACTACTTAAGAGACAATTCCATGGCCACGACCAAAGATCAAAAGGTGCAGCGCGGCTTCTACTTTGCAATCATCGATGAAGTCGACAGCATTTTGATCGACGAAGCGAGAACTCCCCTTATCATCTCCGGACCGGCCCCCGTAAGCCGGCAAATGTATGACACACTGAAAGAGGGTGTTCATAACTTGGTGCGCAAACAGCGCGATTTTTTAACCAAGCTTGCAAGCGATGCCTTCAAAATCCTCAAGGAGGATCTCGGTTCGGAAGAAGACGAGAGCAGCGAGGCCGCAAAAAAATTTGAGAGCTCTCCGGAAAAAGACGCCGCTCTTAAGAACTTGTGGCTGGTCAATAAGGGAACACCGCGCAACAAGATTGTCAAGCGCGTCAAGGAGAACCCCGACTTGAGGGCTGCCCTTGATAAATGGGATCTCTATTTTTATGCCGAGCAAAATAAAGAAGAGCGCAAGGAGTTTCTCTCCGAGCTGTACCTGATCATCGATGAAAAAAGCAACGACTTCGAACTGACCGACAAAGGCATCAATGCCTGGAATTCCTTCGCTGGCGGTGAAGGAAGCGCAGACGACTTCGTGATGCTTGATCTGGGAGATGAGTACCACAAAATTGACCTGGATCCTGATCTTGACGACAACGCCAAAGTGGAAGCGAAGCTGAAACTGCAAGAAGAGGATCTTAAGCGAAAAGAGAGAGCGCACAACCTGCGGCAGCTCTTCCGCGCCCACTTACTGATGGAACGCGACGTCGACTACATCGTCCAAGAAAGCAAGATCGTCATCATCGACGAAAATACAGGCAGACCTCAACCCGGCAGACGTTTCTCGGATGGACTCCACCAGGCGATTGAGGCAAAAGAGGGTGTTCCCATCCAGCGCGAAACCCAAACATACGCCACCATCACCCTGCAAAACTTCTTCCGTATGTATGAGAAGATTGCGGGCATGACAGGAACGGCCATGACGGAAGCGAACGAGTTTAAGCAGATCTACAAGCTTGACGTTCTTGAAATACCGACCCATAAGAAAGGGCTAAGAGATGATTTCAACGATGAAATCTATATGTCCGAAAGGGAGAAATACAACGCCATCCTTAAAGAGGTCAAAGACGTACACGAGAAAGGGCGCCCTATCCTGATAGGCACCGATTCGGTAAGCGCCTCGGAAAAACTGTCCCGCATCTTTAAACAAAACAATCTCCCGCACACTGTACTGAACGCCAAACAGCACGAAAGAGAAGCTGAAATTGTCGCAGAAGCAGGAAAAGAAGGGGCTATCACCATCGCCACCAACATGGCAGGCCGAGGCACCGACATTAAATTAGGCGAAGGCGTCGCCGCAAAAGGTGGTCTCCACGTTCTTGGCACCACAAGGCACCAATCCAGAAGGATCGACAGGCAGCTGCGTGGACGTTGCGCAAGACAAGGCGACCCCGGAACGACCAAGTTCTATATTTCATTCGAAGATCCTTTGCTGCGCCTTTTCTCCTCGCCGAGGATGACGGCTCTGCTCCAAAAATTCCGCCCGCCCGAGGGCGAGCCGATCTCTGCCGGAATGCTCAACCGTTCAATAGAAACGGCGCAAAAACGGGTCGAGCAGCGCAACTATACGATCCGTAAGCACACTCTGGAATATGACGACGTCATGAATAAGCAGAGGCAGGAGATTTACGCCTTCCGCAATGAAATCTTAGAGACCGAAAATCCGATCCACCTGGCCAAGGAGATCCTCGATACTGTTGTCACTCAGACAGCAGAACAGTATTTCATGAACAGGAGCGACAGCGCCCAATGGGATGCCAAAGGTTTTTGCGATGCGTTGATGGAGAAGATTCCTCTCTCATTCAATCCTAAGGATTTTGATGATGTAGCACTTGAGATCGAAGAGATCGAAAACATCGCCAATGAAAAAATCGCCAGCGCCTTCACCCAAAAGATTGAGCATGAGAAGCAAAAAATTGTCATTCCTCAATCAGCGGAAGGGCTTATCCTCAATCAGGATGACCAGATCAGCGAAGCTGTACGCAACATCATGATTCGCAAAATCGACCAGCTGTGGATTGAACATCTTTTGTCTATGGATCATTTGAGAACAGACGTCAACCTGCGCTCATTCGGCCAGCGAGATCCTCTTCTTGAGTTCAAACACGAAGGATTCAAACTATTCGACGAGTTTGGGAAAAACTTGCGAAGCCAAGTCGCCCATGACCTCTTCAGGTTTGAGATGATGCCCCGTGATGCCGCTGCAATCGAAAGACTGATCGCATCTCTGCGCATGGAAAGAGAGCGCTCTTTCGTCGACGAAGCACCGCTGCCGCAGGCGCAAGAGGAACCCCTTTCCGAATCGAGACAGGAAGCTCAACCTCAGGAAAAGCTTGAGCCGGTTGTAATAGGACCCAAGACTGGCCGCAACGACCCCTGCCCATGCGGCAGCGGACAAAAGTACAAAAAGTGCTGCGGTAAAGACAAGGAGTTTGAAGCTTAA